The Rubrobacter naiadicus genome includes a region encoding these proteins:
- a CDS encoding M16 family metallopeptidase has protein sequence MPDENVVERVLPGGVRVFSEPLEEAQSIALGVWIRAGSRDEPEEVAGITHLMEHMLFKGTPSMDALGIAQAFESIGAQENAATSEEYTVLYARFLPEHLERALEIVSEMVREPTFADLEREREVIVEEIKMYEDRPDQMADEYLSSLIFHGDPLGRPVIGSVETVRGVDLDTIRTFHERTYTAPNVFVVGAGRLDPDRFAALVEERLGDLPQGTPFEREARPGRPESRFFYRHKETEQYHVALGARGVPASSEDRYAMAALSNVLGGGMSSRLFQEVREKRGLAYAVYAYHHGYSDTGAMRIYVGSTTKNVREAVKVIAHEIGRIQEEPVPEDELERTRQQLKSSTLLALESTSARMNRVGRSVVTGTELLSPEEMASRIEAVTADDVQRLAREYLDLEKIYLAAVGPEETDLGEYLQPEGVRRG, from the coding sequence ATGCCGGACGAGAACGTAGTCGAGAGGGTGCTTCCGGGAGGCGTGAGGGTCTTCAGCGAGCCCCTGGAGGAGGCGCAGAGCATCGCGCTCGGCGTCTGGATCCGGGCCGGCAGCCGCGACGAGCCCGAGGAGGTCGCCGGCATAACCCACCTGATGGAGCACATGCTCTTCAAGGGCACCCCCTCGATGGACGCGCTGGGGATAGCCCAGGCCTTCGAGTCTATCGGCGCGCAGGAGAACGCGGCCACCAGCGAGGAGTACACGGTCCTCTACGCCCGCTTTTTGCCGGAGCACCTCGAGCGGGCGCTCGAGATCGTGAGCGAGATGGTCAGGGAACCGACCTTCGCGGACCTCGAGCGCGAGCGGGAGGTCATCGTCGAGGAGATCAAGATGTACGAGGACCGTCCGGACCAGATGGCCGACGAGTACCTCTCGTCGCTGATCTTCCACGGCGATCCGCTGGGCAGGCCGGTGATAGGCTCTGTCGAGACGGTGCGGGGGGTCGACCTCGACACCATCCGAACCTTCCACGAGCGCACGTACACCGCGCCGAACGTCTTCGTCGTGGGGGCGGGCAGGCTCGATCCGGACCGCTTCGCGGCGCTGGTCGAGGAGCGTCTGGGGGATCTTCCTCAGGGGACGCCCTTCGAGAGGGAAGCGCGGCCGGGCAGGCCCGAGAGCCGTTTCTTCTACCGGCACAAGGAGACCGAGCAGTACCACGTGGCGCTCGGGGCCAGGGGTGTTCCGGCCTCGAGCGAGGACCGCTACGCGATGGCGGCGCTCTCGAACGTGCTCGGAGGCGGGATGTCCAGCCGGCTCTTCCAGGAGGTCAGGGAGAAGCGCGGGCTGGCCTACGCCGTCTACGCCTACCACCACGGCTACTCGGACACCGGGGCGATGCGGATATACGTCGGATCGACGACGAAGAACGTCCGGGAGGCGGTCAAGGTGATCGCGCACGAGATAGGCCGAATACAGGAGGAGCCCGTCCCGGAGGACGAGCTCGAGAGGACGCGCCAGCAGCTCAAGAGCTCGACGCTTCTGGCGCTCGAGAGCACCTCGGCGCGGATGAACCGCGTCGGGCGCAGCGTCGTCACCGGTACCGAGCTCCTCTCCCCGGAGGAGATGGCCTCGCGCATAGAGGCCGTGACCGCGGATGACGTGCAGCGTCTGGCGAGGGAGTATCTGGATCTCGAGAAGATATATCTTGCGGCCGTGGGGCCGGAGGAGACCGATCTGGGTGAGTATCTGCAACCGGAGGGTGTGAGGAGAGGATGA
- a CDS encoding ribonuclease J, producing the protein MGGLGEIGKNMTAVRGGGGILLVDAGMAFPDEEMPGIDLVLPDFTYLRQHAGEMRAVILTHGHEDHVGSLPYLLREFDVPVFATKLTLGLVRSKLQEFGIKRADLREVSAGESVSVGGFEVEFVNVNHSIPDAVAVAIRTGAGLIVFSGDYKIDLTPIEGEPTDLGRLAALGEEGVLAYFGDSTNSERPGYTPSEKVVGETFREVFEKATGRIIVASFASHIHRIQQVVEAAKEHERLVAVTGRSMVRNVQIARDLGYLDLPSEMMVDQREIARIPDSDLVVLTTGSQGEPMAALSRIANGTHRTIEAGRGDTVVIAAHPIPGNERSVSNTINNLMKRGVEVLYSPLQQVHVSGHAAREEQKIVLTLLKPRYLVPVHGEYRHLIHHANTAASLGIPEENIFILENGGRLEFRDGLARRIENVAAGMFLVDGGGLANTADGVMRERQQLSADGMFVVIARIDAQGGQLLGDPDVISRGFVATQSSNGLMEEAVERVRGTLQDTARRHITDWGELKNAIRKDLSSFLFERTRKRPMIIPLIVEV; encoded by the coding sequence CTGGGAGGACTGGGGGAGATCGGCAAGAACATGACCGCCGTCCGGGGTGGTGGCGGCATCCTTCTCGTGGATGCCGGCATGGCTTTCCCGGACGAAGAGATGCCGGGCATAGACCTGGTGTTGCCGGACTTCACCTACCTCAGGCAGCATGCCGGGGAGATGAGGGCTGTGATCCTCACCCACGGGCACGAGGACCACGTCGGTTCCCTCCCGTATCTGCTGCGTGAGTTCGACGTCCCGGTCTTCGCCACCAAGCTCACGCTCGGGCTGGTCAGGAGCAAGCTGCAGGAGTTCGGGATAAAGCGGGCCGACCTGCGCGAGGTCTCCGCCGGGGAGAGCGTCTCGGTCGGCGGGTTCGAGGTCGAGTTCGTAAACGTCAACCACTCCATCCCGGACGCGGTGGCCGTCGCGATCCGCACAGGTGCCGGGCTCATCGTCTTCTCCGGCGACTACAAGATAGACCTCACCCCGATAGAGGGTGAACCCACGGATCTCGGGCGGCTCGCCGCGCTCGGCGAGGAGGGGGTGCTCGCCTATTTCGGGGACTCGACCAACAGCGAGCGTCCCGGTTACACGCCGTCGGAGAAGGTCGTGGGAGAGACCTTCCGGGAGGTCTTCGAGAAGGCGACCGGGAGGATCATCGTCGCCTCGTTCGCCTCGCACATCCATCGCATCCAGCAGGTGGTCGAGGCGGCGAAAGAGCACGAGCGGCTCGTCGCCGTCACCGGGCGCTCGATGGTACGCAACGTGCAGATAGCCCGGGATCTGGGGTACCTCGATCTCCCATCGGAGATGATGGTCGACCAGCGGGAGATAGCCCGCATCCCCGACTCTGACCTGGTGGTTCTGACCACCGGCTCCCAGGGGGAGCCGATGGCGGCCCTCTCGCGCATCGCGAACGGCACCCACCGCACCATAGAGGCGGGTCGGGGGGATACGGTGGTCATCGCCGCGCACCCCATACCGGGCAACGAGCGGAGCGTCTCCAACACGATCAACAACCTGATGAAGCGTGGGGTCGAGGTGCTCTACAGCCCTCTGCAGCAGGTGCACGTCTCCGGGCACGCCGCCCGGGAGGAACAGAAGATCGTCCTTACGCTGCTGAAGCCGCGTTATCTGGTGCCGGTGCACGGTGAGTACCGTCATCTGATCCACCACGCGAACACCGCGGCGAGCCTCGGTATACCAGAGGAGAACATCTTCATCCTGGAGAACGGCGGCCGGCTCGAGTTCCGGGATGGTCTCGCCCGTAGGATCGAAAACGTCGCCGCCGGGATGTTCCTGGTCGATGGTGGTGGGCTCGCGAACACCGCGGACGGCGTCATGCGTGAGAGGCAGCAGCTCTCGGCGGACGGTATGTTCGTCGTCATAGCGCGTATCGATGCCCAGGGCGGTCAGCTTCTGGGAGACCCGGACGTGATCTCACGCGGGTTCGTCGCGACGCAGAGCTCCAACGGCCTGATGGAAGAAGCCGTGGAGAGGGTGCGCGGCACGCTCCAGGATACGGCCCGGCGCCACATCACCGACTGGGGAGAGCTGAAGAACGCCATACGCAAGGATCTCTCCAGCTTCCTCTTCGAGCGCACCCGCAAGCGACCCATGATCATCCCACTAATAGTTGAGGTGTAG
- a CDS encoding DNA translocase FtsK, with amino-acid sequence MPREAFGLFLLSCGVFFTAAFVTGRGALLGRAGRVAVTYLMGEVGLALAPLVALAGALSLMRRLSRRRTAGVTLILLATAAALAARIPAAGRFDPGLYSRNGGLVGSALYSLVYGASGFVGVIFFLALLYLAGFYLMFPEVAVSLPAAVAGLTKRTRRSFALRRPRIGGKSERGDDESAREVRPAAPEKPAPEVRRDDTGFEIILPARSKEPSARLEELPERVAGDYTPPPISLLEPGSGEPEHDAEGTSRLLTQALADLGVEAQVVRAVVGPRVTRYELRLGSGVKVGKISNLRQDIAYALAATEIRILAPIPGKSAVGVEVPNRRPATVTLGDVFQEYPGANDWALPVGLGKDISGRAVFFDLAEMPHLLVAGATGSGKSVMLSGLLTSLLLTTDPRQVKMVLIDPKRVEFSQFARVPHLITPVVTDVKKASNALSWAVAEMERRYEILEEFGTRSLDGYNSRAEKQLPYVVVVIDELADLMMSAAAKVEDAVIRLAQKARAVGIHLVVATQRPSVDVITGMIKSNVPSRIAFAVSSQVDSRVILDTPGAEALLGRGDMLFKPVTALRPSRVQGAFISEAEVERVVSACAERASARYIEEVTQPTASEPEDGEPEDELLPEAANFVVTTRQASVSAIQRRFRVGYSRAGRIIDALERKGVVGPYEGSKSRAVVAGEADLPTIFGGEPEGDREVEGEEKGAEG; translated from the coding sequence GTGCCGAGGGAGGCCTTCGGCCTCTTCCTCTTAAGCTGCGGGGTGTTCTTCACCGCGGCGTTCGTCACCGGGCGCGGTGCTTTGCTCGGGCGCGCCGGCCGGGTGGCCGTGACCTACCTGATGGGGGAGGTCGGGCTGGCCCTGGCTCCTCTGGTGGCGCTGGCGGGTGCGCTCTCTTTGATGAGGCGGCTCTCCCGCCGTCGGACGGCCGGGGTGACGCTCATCCTCCTGGCCACCGCGGCGGCGCTCGCCGCCAGAATCCCTGCCGCGGGGCGTTTCGATCCCGGGCTCTACTCCCGGAACGGAGGATTGGTCGGGAGCGCTCTCTACTCACTGGTCTACGGGGCGAGCGGTTTCGTGGGTGTGATCTTCTTCCTCGCCCTGCTCTACCTGGCGGGGTTCTACCTGATGTTCCCGGAGGTGGCCGTGTCTCTGCCCGCGGCCGTGGCGGGGCTTACGAAGCGGACCCGTCGATCTTTCGCGCTCCGGCGCCCGCGTATCGGGGGGAAGAGCGAGAGGGGGGACGATGAGAGCGCACGGGAGGTTCGCCCCGCCGCCCCGGAGAAACCCGCGCCGGAAGTCCGGCGGGATGATACCGGGTTCGAGATAATACTCCCTGCCCGAAGCAAGGAGCCCTCCGCGCGGCTCGAAGAGTTGCCCGAGAGGGTGGCCGGCGATTACACCCCGCCACCGATCTCGCTCCTCGAACCCGGCAGCGGAGAGCCGGAGCACGACGCGGAGGGGACCAGCCGCCTCCTCACCCAGGCCCTCGCCGACCTCGGGGTCGAGGCGCAGGTAGTGCGGGCGGTCGTCGGACCGCGGGTCACCCGCTACGAGCTCAGGCTCGGCTCCGGCGTGAAGGTCGGCAAGATCAGCAACCTGCGCCAGGACATAGCCTACGCGCTGGCCGCCACCGAGATCAGGATACTCGCTCCCATCCCGGGCAAGAGCGCCGTCGGGGTGGAGGTGCCCAACCGCAGGCCCGCCACCGTCACCCTGGGGGACGTGTTCCAGGAGTACCCCGGCGCCAACGATTGGGCGCTGCCGGTGGGGCTCGGCAAGGACATCTCGGGTCGGGCGGTCTTCTTCGACCTCGCCGAGATGCCGCACCTGCTCGTCGCTGGCGCCACCGGCAGCGGGAAGAGCGTGATGCTCAGCGGGCTTCTTACCTCGCTCTTGCTCACGACCGACCCCCGACAGGTGAAGATGGTGCTCATAGACCCCAAGAGGGTCGAGTTCTCCCAGTTCGCGCGGGTTCCGCACCTGATCACGCCCGTCGTCACCGACGTGAAGAAGGCCTCCAACGCGCTCTCCTGGGCCGTGGCCGAGATGGAGCGCCGCTACGAGATACTCGAGGAGTTCGGGACCAGATCTCTCGATGGTTACAACAGCCGGGCCGAGAAGCAGCTCCCCTACGTCGTGGTGGTGATAGACGAGCTGGCCGACCTCATGATGAGCGCCGCTGCGAAGGTCGAGGACGCGGTCATAAGGCTCGCGCAGAAAGCCCGCGCGGTCGGCATACACCTCGTCGTGGCCACCCAGCGTCCCAGCGTCGACGTGATAACCGGGATGATAAAGTCCAACGTGCCGAGCAGGATCGCCTTCGCCGTCTCCAGCCAGGTCGACTCCCGCGTGATCCTCGACACCCCGGGCGCGGAGGCCCTCCTGGGGCGGGGTGACATGCTCTTCAAGCCCGTCACGGCCCTCAGGCCGTCGCGGGTGCAGGGCGCCTTCATCTCCGAGGCCGAGGTGGAGAGGGTCGTCTCCGCCTGCGCCGAACGTGCCTCCGCCCGCTACATCGAAGAGGTGACCCAGCCCACCGCATCGGAGCCGGAGGACGGGGAACCGGAAGACGAACTCCTTCCGGAGGCGGCGAACTTCGTCGTGACGACCCGCCAGGCCTCCGTCAGCGCGATCCAGCGCCGCTTCAGGGTGGGGTACTCGAGGGCGGGCCGGATAATAGACGCGCTGGAACGCAAAGGCGTCGTCGGGCCTTACGAAGGCTCCAAGAGCCGGGCCGTGGTGGCTGGGGAGGCCGATCTCCCGACGATCTTCGGTGGAGAGCCGGAGGGTGACCGTGAAGTCGAGGGAGAGGAAAAGGGCGCCGAAGGCTGA
- a CDS encoding helix-turn-helix domain-containing protein: protein MSGWERGSSGARDGAGIGEELRRAREELGLSLEDVERATKIRRRYLEGIEREDYGVMPAPVYVRGFVRTYADHLGLDGEEYARRMREYQAAHQGEGEDDPILSGEVSVEHPAPPLVSSEGIREAERGRRFSGTSVALPIFAVVLLFAVVAAFYYIGKASYSPGASGGQGGGGAAHPAKQQQNASRSGQGGKQPAGGSSGEVTTRALEARLDVSGGPSWLEIKSDGKVVFVQTVEPGFSRTFTARHEISITSGNAGAVKVRINGQNYGALGEMGQVLTRTFTLKQAGSS from the coding sequence ATGAGCGGATGGGAGCGCGGGTCTTCCGGGGCCCGAGACGGGGCAGGCATCGGGGAGGAGCTGAGACGTGCCCGTGAGGAGCTGGGCCTCTCGCTGGAGGATGTCGAGCGGGCGACGAAGATCCGCCGCCGTTACCTGGAGGGAATCGAGCGGGAGGACTACGGGGTCATGCCTGCTCCGGTCTACGTGCGGGGGTTCGTGAGGACCTACGCCGACCATCTCGGGCTGGACGGCGAGGAGTACGCGCGCAGGATGCGTGAGTATCAAGCCGCGCATCAGGGTGAGGGTGAGGACGATCCAATCCTGTCCGGCGAGGTTTCGGTGGAGCATCCCGCTCCACCCCTGGTTTCTTCCGAAGGGATCAGGGAAGCCGAGAGGGGGAGGCGTTTCTCCGGCACCTCCGTGGCCCTTCCGATCTTCGCCGTCGTGTTGCTCTTCGCCGTCGTCGCCGCTTTTTACTACATAGGTAAGGCTTCTTACTCGCCGGGGGCCTCCGGAGGGCAGGGTGGTGGGGGAGCGGCGCATCCCGCCAAGCAACAGCAGAACGCTTCTCGCTCCGGCCAGGGTGGCAAACAGCCCGCCGGAGGAAGCAGCGGGGAGGTGACGACCCGGGCGCTCGAGGCCAGGCTCGATGTCTCCGGAGGGCCTTCCTGGCTGGAGATAAAGAGCGATGGCAAGGTGGTCTTCGTCCAGACGGTCGAGCCCGGTTTTTCCAGGACGTTTACGGCCCGGCACGAGATCAGCATAACCAGCGGCAACGCCGGGGCGGTGAAGGTCAGGATAAACGGTCAGAATTACGGGGCCCTCGGTGAGATGGGGCAGGTCCTCACCCGAACCTTCACGCTCAAGCAGGCGGGCTCTTCCTAG
- the recA gene encoding recombinase RecA → MSCTRETSWRTSILDKTKAIGAAVAQIERQFGKGSIMRMGDREMQRIPSISTGALALDLALGVGGVPRGRIVEIFGPESSGKTTLALHIIAEAQKEGGLAAFVDAEHALDPTYAEAIGVNLDDLYFSQPDNGEQALEIADTLVRSGALDVLVVDSVAALVPRAEIEGEMGDSHVGLQARLMSQALRKLSGSLARSGTTAVFINQLREKIGVMFGSPETTPGGRALKFYSSVRLDIRRIGALKDGNETVGSQTRVKIVKNKVAPPFKTVEFDIMYGEGISKEGSLLDVGIEQGVIQKSGAWFAYGEERLGQGRENARKFLKENPEVRERIVADIYGRLGLDRARGSSGSEEDSFSGGE, encoded by the coding sequence CTGTCGTGCACCCGAGAGACATCCTGGAGGACTTCTATATTGGACAAGACCAAAGCGATCGGCGCGGCCGTAGCACAGATAGAGCGCCAGTTTGGCAAGGGTTCGATCATGCGCATGGGGGATCGGGAGATGCAGCGCATCCCCTCGATCTCCACCGGGGCGCTCGCGCTGGACCTCGCGCTCGGTGTCGGTGGCGTGCCACGGGGGAGGATAGTGGAGATCTTCGGCCCGGAGTCGAGCGGGAAGACCACCCTCGCCCTGCACATCATAGCCGAGGCTCAGAAGGAGGGCGGCCTCGCCGCCTTCGTGGACGCCGAGCACGCCCTGGATCCCACCTACGCCGAAGCCATCGGCGTCAACCTCGACGACCTCTACTTCTCCCAGCCGGACAACGGCGAGCAGGCGCTGGAGATAGCAGATACCCTCGTCCGCTCCGGGGCACTCGACGTCCTCGTGGTCGATTCCGTCGCCGCCCTCGTACCTAGAGCTGAGATTGAGGGTGAGATGGGGGATTCCCACGTCGGGTTGCAGGCGCGTCTGATGAGCCAGGCGTTGAGGAAGCTCTCCGGTTCCCTGGCGCGTTCGGGCACCACTGCGGTGTTCATCAACCAGCTGCGCGAGAAGATCGGGGTGATGTTCGGTTCTCCGGAGACCACACCCGGCGGGCGCGCGCTGAAGTTCTACTCGAGCGTCAGGCTTGACATAAGGCGCATAGGTGCCCTGAAGGACGGCAACGAGACGGTGGGCAGCCAGACGCGGGTAAAGATAGTGAAGAACAAGGTGGCGCCGCCGTTCAAGACGGTTGAGTTCGACATCATGTACGGCGAGGGCATCTCGAAGGAGGGGAGCCTGCTCGACGTGGGCATCGAGCAGGGGGTCATACAGAAGTCCGGGGCCTGGTTCGCTTACGGTGAGGAGCGTCTCGGGCAGGGAAGGGAGAACGCGCGGAAGTTTCTCAAGGAGAACCCCGAGGTGCGTGAGCGGATCGTGGCGGACATCTACGGCAGGCTGGGGCTCGATCGTGCGAGGGGATCCTCCGGTTCGGAGGAGGACTCGTTCTCCGGCGGTGAGTGA
- a CDS encoding regulatory protein RecX — MTGLEVGRRRALVYLEGERWGEVSAEAVVREGLREGVEVRRERLIEYERPLAMDRALRLLAHRDRSRLEVVRRLRRFGHHEEVVEDVVEELAKMGYLDDADFARRLARERAGRGYGRRRAFSDLLRLGVSRETAEEAIGREYAEVSELEEARVLVARRYNTGERSDALARRVHGFLRRRGYPAEVCAEVAREYLGDPR, encoded by the coding sequence GTGACCGGGCTCGAGGTCGGGCGCAGGAGGGCCCTGGTTTATCTGGAGGGGGAGAGGTGGGGGGAGGTTTCGGCCGAGGCCGTGGTGCGCGAGGGGTTACGGGAGGGGGTCGAGGTTCGTCGGGAGCGGTTGATCGAGTACGAGCGGCCGCTGGCGATGGACCGGGCGCTGAGGTTGCTCGCCCACAGGGACCGTTCGCGGCTCGAGGTGGTCCGGAGGCTGAGGCGCTTCGGGCACCACGAGGAGGTGGTCGAGGACGTCGTCGAGGAGCTCGCGAAGATGGGGTATCTCGACGATGCCGATTTCGCGCGCAGGCTCGCTCGGGAGCGGGCCGGGAGAGGGTACGGCAGGCGAAGGGCCTTCTCCGACCTGCTCCGGCTTGGGGTGAGCCGGGAGACCGCCGAAGAAGCGATCGGCCGGGAATACGCGGAGGTATCCGAGCTGGAGGAGGCCCGCGTTCTCGTGGCGCGGCGCTATAATACTGGGGAGAGATCCGACGCCCTCGCGCGTCGGGTTCACGGTTTCCTGAGGCGGCGGGGGTATCCGGCTGAGGTTTGCGCCGAGGTGGCGCGGGAATATCTCGGCGACCCCCGCTGA
- the rny gene encoding ribonuclease Y: MNVLMPILGLLIGLMAGIGAGYVFWRARERSRRGRARAEAAEILQEARREAENIKREATLSAKEASLRIKDEVEAELRERRAELSRLEERLNNRDASLDRREEELDERRRELSRRDEALERKRQELAEREAEQLKVLEEISGLSRGEAERRLLSGLEAELEDRMGRMVRDRTLEAEERAEMEARRIISTTMERLASELTSESTVKTVALPSDDMKGRIIGREGRNIRAFEANTGVDVIIDDTPETVVISCFDPVRREVARVAMERLVEDGRIHPGRIEQVVARARKDVEKEMRSAGRQAMYDAKVGGGMHGDLVRLLGALKYRTSYGQNVLAHSVEVANLCGMMAQELGANVKVARRAGLLHDIGKAMDHEVEGTHALIGGRFARKCGESEEVVHAISAHHHEIEMESVEDVLVATADAVSAARPGARRESTETYLERLRNLEDIALSHRGVDKAYAIQAGREIRVMVQPAEVDDRIAAKLAYDISRQIEAELEYPGQIKVTVIRESRVSEVAH; encoded by the coding sequence ATGAACGTGTTAATGCCGATTCTGGGGCTGTTGATCGGCCTCATGGCCGGCATCGGCGCCGGCTACGTCTTCTGGCGGGCGCGCGAGCGCTCGCGGCGTGGTCGGGCCCGTGCCGAGGCCGCGGAGATCCTGCAGGAGGCGCGCAGGGAGGCCGAGAACATAAAGCGCGAGGCCACGCTTTCGGCCAAGGAGGCCTCGCTCCGGATCAAAGACGAAGTCGAGGCGGAGTTGCGGGAGCGGCGGGCCGAGCTATCGCGGCTGGAGGAGCGGCTTAACAACCGTGATGCCTCGCTCGATCGGCGGGAAGAGGAACTGGACGAGCGCAGGCGCGAGCTTTCGCGGCGCGACGAGGCGCTGGAGAGGAAGCGCCAGGAGCTCGCCGAGCGTGAGGCTGAGCAGCTGAAGGTTCTGGAGGAGATCTCCGGCCTGAGCAGGGGCGAGGCCGAGCGACGGCTGCTGAGCGGGCTCGAGGCGGAGCTCGAAGACAGGATGGGGAGGATGGTCCGGGATCGTACGCTCGAGGCCGAAGAGAGGGCCGAGATGGAGGCGCGCAGGATCATCTCGACCACGATGGAGCGGCTCGCTTCGGAGCTGACCTCCGAATCTACGGTGAAGACGGTCGCGCTGCCCTCGGACGACATGAAGGGGCGGATCATAGGTCGGGAGGGCCGCAACATACGCGCCTTCGAGGCGAACACCGGGGTCGACGTGATCATCGACGACACGCCGGAGACGGTCGTCATCTCCTGCTTCGACCCGGTGAGACGGGAGGTTGCCCGGGTCGCCATGGAGCGTCTGGTCGAGGACGGCAGGATCCACCCCGGCCGGATCGAGCAGGTCGTCGCCCGGGCCCGGAAGGACGTGGAGAAGGAGATGAGGAGCGCCGGCCGGCAGGCGATGTACGACGCGAAGGTGGGGGGCGGGATGCACGGTGATCTCGTGCGTCTTTTGGGGGCGCTCAAGTACCGCACCTCCTACGGTCAGAACGTGCTCGCCCACTCGGTCGAGGTGGCGAACCTCTGCGGCATGATGGCCCAGGAGCTGGGGGCCAACGTGAAGGTGGCACGCAGGGCGGGCCTGCTGCACGATATCGGGAAGGCGATGGACCACGAGGTCGAGGGGACCCACGCACTCATAGGGGGCCGGTTCGCGAGGAAATGCGGCGAATCGGAGGAGGTGGTGCACGCGATCTCCGCGCATCACCACGAGATAGAGATGGAGAGCGTGGAGGACGTCCTCGTGGCCACTGCCGATGCGGTCTCGGCGGCGAGGCCCGGGGCCCGCAGGGAGTCGACCGAGACCTACCTGGAGAGGCTGCGCAACCTGGAGGACATCGCGCTCTCCCACCGGGGCGTGGACAAGGCCTACGCCATCCAGGCCGGGCGGGAGATCCGGGTGATGGTCCAGCCGGCGGAGGTGGACGACCGCATAGCCGCCAAGCTCGCCTACGATATCAGCCGCCAGATAGAGGCCGAACTGGAATACCCCGGGCAGATCAAGGTGACCGTCATCCGCGAGAGCCGGGTCTCGGAGGTCGCCCACTAA
- a CDS encoding ATP-binding protein: MDSPYRDLGGGFARLGGPEGHRRAPSRIDSVEAVLRELVRNARDAGAQNVFVASTLRARRYRTLVVIDDGRGVPEPYADLIFEPGVTSRHLDPVATVPGEPPHGSGLSLYHIREAAVEARLVSPSSPTSFSVTLDTTHLPERSLQSESRPSRANLIATLRSFLLHAPYLHLHYGTPSAILASLLQNRIIQTGRDGKDGKTTKVLEEARSLGLRVSLRTVQRIMRGEVEPAPRVSWEEPGRRGRRRGRGGEDPEPRNTLPEVILDREEMERLSGLLSEAASARYVRLESIEAESRPGILTLKARFYEPEDEYE; the protein is encoded by the coding sequence TTGGATTCTCCCTACCGGGATCTCGGCGGCGGGTTCGCCCGGCTCGGCGGTCCGGAGGGCCACCGCCGGGCCCCCTCGCGCATCGACTCGGTCGAGGCCGTCCTGAGAGAGCTCGTGCGCAACGCACGCGACGCCGGAGCCCAAAACGTCTTCGTCGCCTCCACCCTCCGGGCCCGCCGCTACCGGACCCTCGTCGTCATCGACGACGGCCGGGGGGTGCCGGAGCCTTACGCCGACCTGATCTTCGAGCCGGGCGTGACTTCCCGGCACCTCGACCCCGTCGCCACCGTCCCCGGAGAACCTCCTCACGGTTCCGGGCTCTCCCTCTACCACATAAGGGAGGCCGCCGTCGAGGCCCGCCTCGTCTCTCCTTCCTCCCCAACCTCTTTCTCCGTCACCCTGGATACCACCCACCTCCCCGAACGCTCCCTCCAGTCCGAGAGCAGACCATCCAGAGCCAACCTCATCGCCACGCTCCGCTCTTTCCTCCTCCATGCACCCTACCTGCACCTCCACTACGGAACCCCTTCAGCCATCCTCGCCTCCCTCTTACAAAACCGTATAATACAGACCGGCAGGGATGGGAAGGACGGGAAGACGACCAAGGTACTGGAGGAGGCGCGCTCGCTCGGGTTGAGGGTCTCCCTGCGCACGGTTCAGAGGATCATGAGAGGAGAAGTAGAGCCTGCGCCCAGGGTATCGTGGGAGGAACCCGGGCGGAGAGGGAGGAGAAGAGGGAGGGGAGGAGAAGATCCGGAACCCCGTAATACTCTTCCTGAGGTGATCCTTGATCGGGAGGAGATGGAGAGACTGAGCGGCCTGCTCTCTGAGGCTGCCTCTGCCCGCTATGTTAGACTCGAGTCCATCGAGGCGGAGAGCCGGCCGGGTATCCTGACGCTGAAGGCGAGATTCTACGAGCCAGAGGATGAATATGAATAA